In a genomic window of Virgibacillus sp. SK37:
- a CDS encoding SEC-C metal-binding domain-containing protein, whose protein sequence is MNGNKQWKEISIKQTLRDILVTYSKDELTEIRKFLDIKNASSLKKAELIDLLEETIPERIEKVCLIWDEDRFQLLQKIAKNGGFIPAPELEPEQYSYLRSTGFIFTGKNNGKKILAVPTEIVEQIKSLQTNLQIKAAIKRNTEWIQLTQGLLYFYGTMKIDHLAEKLTEYTGESINIQDYLEVIFDANKYHDEISFSAAGFSYWRVEDPESVIREHKKRKDVPYYPFTKKQVLQAAEPGYVEKNEMYKQLVTFILKNYEVDREEAESIVADGVDFIQEGIGPNEVIHYFNDIFEADSKKQLQAMIDKVSRLMNHTRQWDLKGHMPIELSHVDRSILRQLPNYEGTSNPAEAKVKVGRNDPCPCGSGKKYKKCCLN, encoded by the coding sequence ATGAACGGAAATAAGCAGTGGAAAGAAATAAGTATTAAACAAACATTAAGGGATATACTTGTTACATATTCGAAAGATGAACTTACAGAAATAAGAAAGTTTTTGGATATAAAAAATGCAAGCAGCTTAAAGAAGGCTGAGCTTATAGACTTGTTGGAAGAAACAATTCCAGAAAGGATAGAGAAGGTTTGTCTGATTTGGGATGAGGACCGATTTCAGCTATTACAAAAAATAGCCAAAAATGGTGGTTTCATTCCCGCTCCTGAACTGGAACCTGAGCAGTATAGTTATTTGCGCTCTACTGGATTTATCTTTACCGGAAAGAATAATGGTAAAAAGATACTCGCTGTGCCAACAGAAATAGTTGAGCAAATAAAATCATTACAAACAAACTTGCAAATAAAAGCAGCTATAAAAAGAAATACAGAATGGATCCAGCTTACCCAGGGGCTACTCTATTTTTATGGGACAATGAAAATTGATCATCTTGCTGAAAAGCTAACAGAGTATACAGGTGAATCAATTAATATCCAGGACTACCTTGAGGTTATTTTTGATGCTAACAAATATCATGATGAGATTTCGTTTAGTGCAGCCGGATTCTCCTATTGGAGAGTAGAGGACCCGGAAAGTGTAATACGAGAGCACAAAAAGAGAAAAGACGTCCCCTATTATCCATTTACAAAAAAGCAGGTTTTGCAAGCAGCAGAGCCAGGATATGTAGAAAAAAACGAAATGTACAAGCAGTTGGTAACATTTATTTTAAAAAATTACGAAGTGGATAGAGAAGAAGCTGAATCGATTGTTGCAGATGGAGTAGATTTTATTCAGGAAGGCATAGGCCCTAATGAGGTTATACACTATTTCAACGATATTTTCGAAGCTGATAGCAAAAAACAATTGCAAGCAATGATTGACAAAGTATCTCGGCTCATGAATCACACAAGGCAATGGGATTTGAAGGGGCACATGCCAATTGAATTGTCACATGTTGACAGATCAATTCTACGCCAATTACCTAATTATGAAGGTACTTCAAATCCAGCGGAAGCTAAGGTGAAAGTAGGTAGAAATGATCCATGCCCTTGTGGAAGTGGAAAAAAATATAAAAAATGTTGTTTGAATTAA
- a CDS encoding MDR family MFS transporter, with protein sequence MKDDHTPKKYEYLSEDPNVKTLPIMLSLIIGAFFAILNETLLNIALTTLMEEFHISLPTVQWMATGFMLVMGIVIPVSALLLQWFTTRQLFLGTMTVFSIGTAISAMAPSFSILLVGRLIQALGTGLLMPIIFNVFLLIYPPHKRGKIMGIVGLVIMFAPAIGPTLSGVIVEYLGWRFLFITVLPFAVFSIAFAYKFLINVSEVTKPKIDVLSLVFSTIGFGSIIYGFSAAGESDAGFLSPGVLIPIILGILGIVLFSIRQLKLKEPVMDLRVFKYPMYAHAVIMFLIIIMSMFASEIILPIYMQGPLALTAATAGLILLPGSILNGIMSPFMGHLFDKFGPRWLMIPATFVLSGTVFMFSRLDVDTPIWVVITGYILLMLSVSAIMMPAETNGLNQLPKHLYPHGTAVMTTLQPVAGAIGVSVFISIMNARQLHFLGQASNPQDPATINQAMVAGVELVYFIAFAISILAVILAFVVYRAVPPKQEEELQEEG encoded by the coding sequence ATGAAGGATGATCATACACCGAAAAAGTACGAATATTTATCAGAAGATCCCAATGTAAAAACATTGCCGATTATGCTTTCGTTAATTATTGGTGCTTTTTTTGCAATACTAAATGAGACGTTGTTAAATATTGCGCTAACAACATTAATGGAGGAATTCCATATTTCATTACCTACCGTGCAATGGATGGCGACTGGTTTTATGTTGGTAATGGGAATTGTTATACCAGTGTCTGCCTTGTTGCTACAGTGGTTCACCACCCGCCAGCTTTTCCTGGGGACGATGACTGTTTTTTCTATCGGGACAGCGATTAGTGCCATGGCGCCCAGCTTTTCCATTCTTTTGGTTGGTCGGTTAATCCAAGCTTTAGGAACAGGTTTACTCATGCCAATTATTTTTAATGTATTCTTATTAATCTATCCTCCACATAAACGGGGAAAAATCATGGGAATCGTTGGCCTTGTGATCATGTTTGCTCCTGCGATTGGTCCGACTTTATCTGGGGTGATTGTGGAATACTTAGGCTGGCGTTTCTTATTTATTACCGTGCTGCCATTCGCAGTTTTTTCAATTGCATTTGCTTACAAGTTCTTAATTAATGTCTCTGAAGTGACTAAGCCGAAAATAGATGTTCTTTCTTTAGTATTTTCTACGATCGGTTTCGGTTCAATTATTTATGGCTTTAGTGCTGCCGGAGAAAGTGATGCAGGATTTCTTAGCCCTGGGGTGCTAATCCCGATTATCTTAGGAATTCTGGGTATTGTTTTATTTTCGATAAGACAACTTAAATTGAAAGAGCCTGTGATGGATTTAAGGGTGTTCAAATATCCAATGTATGCCCATGCGGTTATTATGTTTTTGATTATTATCATGTCCATGTTCGCTTCTGAAATTATTTTGCCAATCTATATGCAGGGACCGCTTGCGTTAACTGCTGCTACTGCTGGCTTGATCTTGTTGCCAGGTAGTATATTGAATGGGATCATGTCACCATTTATGGGGCATTTATTTGATAAGTTCGGACCGCGATGGTTGATGATTCCAGCAACTTTCGTATTGAGCGGTACCGTGTTTATGTTTAGCCGGTTAGATGTGGATACACCGATATGGGTGGTCATTACCGGGTATATTCTGTTGATGCTTTCTGTTTCCGCCATCATGATGCCTGCGGAAACGAATGGATTAAACCAATTGCCAAAGCATCTGTATCCACACGGAACTGCGGTAATGACAACATTGCAGCCAGTCGCAGGCGCCATTGGTGTTTCTGTATTTATAAGCATCATGAACGCAAGGCAGCTGCACTTCTTGGGGCAAGCAAGTAATCCGCAAGATCCTGCAACCATTAATCAGGCGATGGTTGCTGGTGTCGAGTTGGTCTACTTCATCGCGTTTGCCATTTCAATTCTTGCTGTCATTCTGGCATTTGTCGTATATCGGGCCGTCCCGCCTAAGCAAGAGGAAGAGCTGCAAGAAGAAGGTTAA
- a CDS encoding potassium channel family protein: MISFFITLKRLLLATLAIILLSGTLFYSRIEGWSFLDAFYYAFVSLIPTSVTTGLIPEATISKWFTMIYLVVGVGVMLMIIVMIGFAVVKFELSEEKKAELKESNRARKRD, translated from the coding sequence TTGATTTCCTTCTTTATAACCTTAAAGCGTTTATTATTAGCTACCTTAGCGATCATATTATTATCAGGGACGCTGTTCTACAGTCGAATCGAAGGCTGGTCTTTCTTAGACGCCTTCTATTATGCATTTGTCAGCTTGATTCCAACAAGTGTAACGACCGGGTTGATCCCAGAAGCTACCATTAGTAAATGGTTTACGATGATCTACCTTGTTGTCGGTGTTGGTGTGATGCTGATGATTATTGTGATGATCGGATTTGCTGTCGTGAAATTTGAACTATCAGAAGAGAAGAAAGCTGAATTGAAAGAGTCGAATCGAGCTAGAAAGAGAGACTAA